The stretch of DNA AGagatatataattcaatATCAACAAactttaataaaataagtgaaacacaaaatataaatattttaaaaaatgaatttaataatatcaaaacaaaaattaatgaTAAAGTAAAAGAATTAGTTCATGTTGATAGTACATTAACACTTGAATCAATTCAAACGTTTAATAAGTTATATGGGGACGTGATGTCTAATATACAagatttttataaatatgaagatattaataatggTGAATTGAAAAAGgtgaaattatatatagaaaatattacaaattTATTAGGAAGAATAAACACATTCATAAAGGAGCTAAACAAATATCAGgatgaaaataatgtaataGATAAGTATATAGAAATCaataaggaaaataatagttatataataaaattgaaAGAAAAAGCCAATAATCTAAAGAAAAATTTCTC from Plasmodium reichenowi strain SY57 chromosome Unknown, whole genome shotgun sequence encodes:
- a CDS encoding reticulocyte binding protein 2b, producing the protein KYDDYIKVDNYMSNNIDVVNKQNSLLSEHVINATNIVENIMTCIVQINKDTEMNFLEETKDNLLKLYENFKKEKNIINNNYKIVHLNKLKEIENSLEIYNSISTNFNKISETQNINILKNEFNNIKTKINDKVKELVHVDSTLTLESIQTFNKLYGDVMSNIQDFYKYEDINNGELKKVKLYIENITNLLGRINTFIKELNKYQDENNVIDKYIEINKENNSYIIKLKEKANNLKKNFSNLLQNIKRNE